The following are encoded in a window of Mycoplasmopsis bovis PG45 genomic DNA:
- a CDS encoding C1 family peptidase: MPVLKVNKKFMNWLKRTPILFPVIPMLSMSLKSSNDSEIKSNNIHNSTDEKQKRSYFSLRDDYILFNQYQYNTGLCWDFSATKSLETSLMLNTNEMYDFSEASITINDTGNVGGGAWFDDYDSLISKNGIAYESDFKFGDLYYVPNKGAYHNALRNYFNKYTHKNFRQQVRRVDFETYDFDKIKKHITKNGSLFVAIRGYKTVSNDKYYKNIEVQSNSKVKVHELVGTGRSNTHAVSIIGWDDNYKATDGTTGAWIILNSDNLYSNRDGVNFLPYNSSAIINKFSGYEYIEKNILLSESNANYENEFSNYYNVANYGVRNKNTFAKNKNIFNSTQNVKIKYKINRDIAKLNNIFAKIYQDGVDVSDYFNIEYVKNDGVIINSKTPLKSGAYSVKLFYNYELINEKEHKNESQTRQIYVLDGTEAIQANSYWTIGDKSHIVFHANNSYVLNNTTPVILVNKNNEVNFNSRPLYTNSGNNANIKFKVSNNDLLDSKVNKFLEEYKDDKFDVNVSSFIDDSFIADKKYHFYRLDGKGKYTFSKLYIDTNGARPESLVTEVPFAESGTFSKHYLPKLEKPNSKFVKYTYINKNGTEVDLPLDNSNNKYYISYDHIKELKTNVLNFNYVGNRQKGNDQTYANPIIVKAVFNNMSNTKVVSHNLESSYKAKDMVNISKVNLLTEENGQITFAKPTKINYQNGDHINYGDNEISIDYELNGKKHTYSHKIKVEKIIIDSPKHINTTFIYDGNEHSLNFTQLGFKSGILVDNTGHTEAGKYHSYIKIIDNNYSFSDGKNELHYSWEILPKNISDNSIVDNANLKFDSDVLYSFDKLNFNTYKSINQLLSASSPFVYFKYKSGKNHNDSSLLKVDLSNYGYTQAETKGNNKQTIVIVSLTLTAAVLLAVGLISSLVIINKKKKRVGK; this comes from the coding sequence ATGCCAGTATTAAAAGTGAATAAGAAGTTTATGAATTGACTAAAGCGAACGCCAATTCTTTTCCCAGTTATTCCGATGTTATCAATGAGTTTAAAATCTAGCAATGATTCTGAAATTAAATCCAATAATATCCATAATAGCACAGATGAGAAGCAGAAAAGATCCTATTTTTCATTGAGAGACGATTATATTTTGTTTAACCAGTATCAATATAATACTGGTCTTTGCTGGGATTTTAGTGCTACAAAGTCATTAGAAACATCATTGATGTTAAACACGAATGAAATGTATGATTTTTCTGAAGCTAGCATAACTATAAATGATACTGGTAATGTTGGTGGTGGTGCTTGATTTGATGATTATGACAGTCTTATTTCAAAAAACGGGATTGCATATGAATCTGATTTTAAATTTGGTGATTTATATTATGTGCCAAACAAGGGTGCCTATCACAATGCTTTAAGAAATTATTTTAATAAATATACTCATAAGAATTTTAGACAGCAAGTTAGAAGAGTTGATTTTGAAACTTATGATTTTGATAAAATCAAAAAACACATTACTAAAAATGGTTCACTGTTTGTTGCTATAAGAGGCTATAAAACAGTCTCAAATGATAAATATTATAAAAATATTGAAGTACAGTCTAATTCAAAAGTCAAAGTTCATGAATTAGTTGGAACTGGAAGAAGTAATACACATGCAGTTTCTATAATTGGTTGAGATGATAATTATAAAGCAACTGATGGAACCACTGGTGCTTGAATTATTCTTAATAGTGATAACTTATATAGCAACCGCGATGGAGTTAACTTTCTTCCTTATAATTCAAGTGCGATAATTAATAAATTTAGTGGATATGAATATATTGAAAAAAATATATTGCTTTCAGAAAGCAATGCTAACTATGAAAATGAATTTAGCAATTATTATAATGTAGCAAACTATGGCGTTAGAAACAAAAATACGTTTGCTAAAAATAAAAATATCTTTAATTCAACACAGAATGTAAAAATCAAGTACAAAATTAACAGAGATATTGCTAAATTAAACAATATTTTTGCGAAAATTTATCAAGATGGGGTTGATGTATCTGACTATTTTAATATTGAATATGTCAAAAATGATGGTGTTATTATAAATAGCAAGACACCATTAAAATCTGGTGCATATTCTGTCAAGTTATTTTATAACTATGAACTAATTAATGAAAAAGAACATAAAAACGAGTCTCAAACTCGTCAAATTTATGTTTTAGATGGAACTGAAGCTATTCAGGCTAATTCATATTGGACAATTGGCGATAAGTCGCATATTGTTTTTCATGCAAACAATAGTTATGTCTTGAATAATACAACCCCAGTTATACTAGTGAATAAAAATAATGAGGTTAACTTTAATAGCAGACCTCTTTATACAAATAGCGGGAACAATGCTAATATTAAGTTTAAAGTAAGTAACAACGATTTGTTAGATTCAAAAGTTAATAAATTTTTAGAAGAATATAAAGACGATAAATTTGATGTCAATGTTTCATCTTTCATAGACGATTCGTTTATAGCAGACAAGAAATATCATTTTTATAGGCTTGATGGAAAGGGTAAATATACTTTTAGTAAATTATATATTGACACAAATGGTGCAAGGCCAGAAAGTTTAGTTACAGAAGTTCCATTTGCAGAAAGTGGCACATTCAGCAAGCATTATTTACCTAAGCTAGAGAAGCCTAATTCAAAATTTGTTAAATACACTTACATCAATAAAAATGGCACTGAAGTTGATCTGCCTTTGGACAACTCAAATAATAAATATTACATTTCATATGATCATATTAAAGAGTTAAAAACAAATGTTTTGAACTTTAATTATGTAGGTAATAGGCAAAAAGGCAATGATCAAACTTATGCAAATCCAATAATCGTTAAAGCAGTTTTTAATAATATGAGCAACACCAAAGTAGTTAGTCATAATCTTGAATCTTCTTACAAAGCAAAAGATATGGTAAATATAAGCAAAGTCAATTTGTTAACTGAAGAAAATGGACAGATTACGTTTGCTAAACCAACAAAAATTAATTATCAAAATGGTGACCACATTAACTATGGAGATAATGAAATTTCAATAGATTATGAGCTAAATGGTAAAAAACACACTTATAGCCATAAAATAAAGGTTGAAAAAATAATAATTGATTCTCCAAAGCATATTAACACAACTTTTATCTATGATGGCAATGAACACAGTTTAAACTTTACCCAATTAGGCTTTAAATCAGGAATATTGGTAGATAATACAGGCCATACTGAGGCAGGAAAATATCATAGTTATATTAAAATTATTGATAATAATTATTCATTTTCAGACGGCAAAAATGAATTGCACTATAGCTGAGAAATTTTACCTAAAAATATATCTGATAATTCAATAGTTGATAATGCTAATCTTAAATTTGATAGTGATGTACTGTATTCATTTGACAAGTTAAATTTTAATACGTATAAGTCTATAAATCAGTTATTATCAGCAAGCAGCCCTTTTGTATATTTTAAATACAAAAGTGGTAAAAATCATAATGATAGCAGTCTTTTGAAAGTTGATCTTTCAAACTATGGGTATACGCAGGCAGAAACCAAAGGCAACAATAAACAGACTATTGTGATTGTCTCATTAACATTAACGGCAGCTGTTTTGCTTGCTGTAGGATTAATATCAAGTTTAGTGATTATTAATAAAAAGAAAAAGAGAGTAGGAAAATAG
- a CDS encoding ZIP family metal transporter produces the protein MTKYWNALYSSLGYNQPLAIFIAIIIVFILIALIPFLVNLIFAYTKEKLNSKGTVLLYAFMCGFFLTMATFGFLKESLEISSINTSAILNNDLKIYGWNILVVVGGLIIGIGFAALVRQLVRKSINSKIATDRSARLFLHSHDIGHDHTDLDHHDHEIAPSHDIKVATNAQSKPTYKLVAILLLLLHRIPEGFLIGFIISGIENKGITSTSVAFLISLILHLIPEQVLFYYRQREIGWSRAKALFISTLCLLLFLPAMLLGGYLGKYIYNIWQLRALVQSFIAGIFIFISILEFLPEFYHAHHDKKLFFWTIFVFMIGIIFCAFVLSFHKHGQGI, from the coding sequence ATGACCAAATATTGAAATGCATTATACTCATCTCTTGGTTATAACCAACCATTAGCAATTTTTATTGCAATCATAATTGTATTTATTCTAATTGCTCTAATTCCTTTTTTAGTTAATCTGATTTTTGCTTATACTAAAGAAAAATTAAATAGCAAGGGAACTGTATTACTTTATGCATTTATGTGCGGATTTTTCCTTACAATGGCAACATTTGGCTTCTTAAAGGAGTCATTAGAAATAAGTTCAATTAATACTAGTGCAATACTAAATAACGATCTTAAAATTTACGGTTGAAATATATTGGTTGTCGTAGGCGGCTTAATTATAGGTATAGGCTTTGCAGCCTTAGTAAGACAACTAGTGCGCAAATCAATTAATAGCAAAATTGCAACCGATAGATCTGCCAGATTATTTTTACACTCACATGATATTGGTCATGATCACACCGATCTAGATCACCACGATCATGAAATAGCACCTTCACATGATATTAAGGTTGCAACTAATGCACAAAGCAAGCCCACATATAAGTTAGTTGCTATATTGCTTCTTTTGCTTCACAGAATTCCTGAAGGATTTTTAATTGGTTTTATTATAAGCGGAATCGAAAATAAAGGAATAACATCAACATCAGTTGCTTTCTTAATTTCATTAATACTTCACTTAATTCCTGAACAAGTTTTATTCTATTACCGTCAAAGAGAAATAGGTTGAAGTAGAGCCAAAGCGCTATTTATTAGTACTCTTTGTCTGCTACTATTTTTGCCTGCTATGCTTTTAGGTGGCTATTTAGGAAAATATATTTACAATATATGACAATTAAGGGCATTGGTTCAATCATTCATTGCTGGAATATTTATATTTATTAGCATTTTAGAGTTCTTGCCAGAATTTTATCATGCCCATCATGATAAAAAGCTGTTTTTCTGAACTATATTTGTGTTTATGATTGGAATTATATTCTGTGCATTTGTATTATCATTCCATAAACATGGGCAAGGAATATAA
- a CDS encoding YebC/PmpR family DNA-binding transcriptional regulator, whose amino-acid sequence MAGHSHWAGIKHKKGANDAARGKIFQKMFKEIYVAATGPGGTDPSSNPALRLAISKAKAKSMPKANIERALDKAKGNAKDGAVFTEIIYNATISGGATFLVVTLSDNVNRTTSNIQSYFNKQNAKLGKTGTIPFQFDHKGIMEISKSLVDEESLTIVCLENGAEDIESTDESFIVTTSVEDFSTCKSAIESNLNITEFMQCEITYLPNATVSFTGEKAQKIQDFIAKLEDDDDVQEVFHNIEFEE is encoded by the coding sequence ATGGCAGGACACTCACATTGAGCAGGAATAAAACATAAAAAGGGCGCAAATGATGCAGCTAGGGGCAAAATTTTCCAAAAAATGTTTAAGGAAATTTATGTTGCTGCAACTGGACCTGGCGGAACAGATCCTAGTTCAAATCCAGCCTTAAGATTAGCTATTTCAAAAGCTAAGGCTAAAAGTATGCCTAAGGCCAACATTGAAAGAGCACTGGATAAAGCTAAAGGTAATGCCAAAGATGGTGCAGTTTTTACTGAAATTATTTACAATGCAACAATTAGTGGCGGCGCTACATTTTTAGTTGTTACATTAAGCGATAATGTCAACAGAACAACAAGTAACATTCAGTCTTACTTTAATAAGCAGAATGCAAAATTAGGAAAAACTGGTACTATACCATTTCAGTTTGACCATAAAGGGATTATGGAAATTAGTAAGAGCTTAGTTGACGAAGAGTCCTTAACTATAGTATGTTTGGAAAATGGGGCTGAAGATATTGAATCGACTGATGAATCATTTATTGTAACAACTTCAGTCGAAGATTTTTCAACTTGCAAGAGTGCTATAGAAAGTAACTTAAATATAACTGAATTTATGCAATGTGAAATTACATACTTGCCTAATGCAACTGTGTCATTTACTGGTGAAAAAGCACAAAAAATCCAAGATTTTATAGCTAAATTAGAAGATGATGACGATGTTCAAGAAGTGTTCCACAACATAGAATTTGAAGAATAA
- the nadE gene encoding NAD(+) synthase: MRKRIGLRVDSSFSSPFDSEKVKIYTEYLVSWIKRRVKNAKAKGCIVGISGGIDSALVVSLCAKAFPNNTIGIVMPIDSMMHDLDDIKKLESAINLKFKTISLEKSFEEIKKSLNNEVDNLLAISNIKPRLRMTALYAYAQQNNYLVMGTDNQDEYFIGYFTKYGDGGVDLLPISKLLKSEVREIAKYLNVPESIINKKPSAGLWEGQSDEDELGFTYNELDKYLLNDKDGIRENSIVKIERMHKTSAHKRDKAGLPLSIDDVIKKMRKE, from the coding sequence ATGCGTAAGAGAATTGGATTAAGAGTTGATAGTAGTTTCAGTTCTCCTTTTGATAGTGAAAAAGTTAAAATTTACACAGAATATTTAGTTTCCTGAATCAAAAGGAGAGTTAAAAATGCTAAGGCAAAAGGATGCATTGTGGGCATTTCAGGTGGAATTGATAGTGCTTTAGTTGTATCATTGTGTGCTAAGGCATTTCCAAATAACACTATAGGAATAGTTATGCCAATTGATTCTATGATGCATGATCTTGATGATATTAAAAAACTAGAAAGTGCAATTAACTTAAAATTTAAAACTATTTCACTTGAAAAGAGCTTTGAAGAAATTAAAAAATCACTAAATAATGAAGTTGATAATCTTTTAGCAATTAGCAATATAAAACCTAGATTAAGAATGACTGCTTTATATGCATATGCACAACAAAATAATTATTTAGTTATGGGAACAGATAACCAAGACGAGTATTTTATAGGCTATTTCACTAAGTATGGAGATGGTGGGGTTGATTTATTACCTATTTCTAAGTTGCTTAAATCTGAAGTAAGAGAAATTGCTAAATATCTAAATGTTCCTGAAAGCATAATCAACAAAAAGCCTTCAGCAGGCCTATGAGAAGGCCAAAGTGATGAGGATGAGTTGGGCTTTACTTATAATGAATTAGATAAATATTTATTGAATGATAAAGATGGTATCAGAGAAAATTCGATTGTCAAAATTGAAAGAATGCATAAAACTAGTGCTCACAAAAGAGATAAAGCCGGTTTACCACTTTCAATTGATGATGTCATAAAGAAAATGAGAAAGGAATAA
- a CDS encoding HpyAIV family type II restriction enzyme: MNYEQFEQELKFNLLNNNAKKLIYKLAEAPYRFISLLSPLNFKTKLEQAFYRSQENKYYKYLSNFAINIFAESTYEIAENRVSVSKLIPNSDQQYEILNAKFTFSFKDENAKSYYFIKQRKRDTYSVNEAIKIWDKFLFDIELAKQKYQDYKIIGFLWFTDSEFKNNQTYYNSGSNVENESQTNISAKYGYELFQDFGLHEKWIEVELHLEKFKRQNYDDFLEFPDLDKDPEALEALIELSKSAWEKLNSPMPVYMAIRSAIFNEADENSNLFKALKLRDIKENMVDEDELKLAMMKMQNN; this comes from the coding sequence ATGAATTATGAACAATTTGAACAAGAGTTAAAATTTAATCTTTTGAATAATAATGCTAAAAAATTAATTTATAAGTTGGCGGAAGCGCCATATAGATTCATTTCACTTTTAAGTCCGCTCAATTTTAAAACAAAGCTAGAACAAGCTTTTTATAGAAGTCAAGAAAATAAATATTACAAGTATTTGTCAAATTTTGCAATTAACATTTTTGCTGAATCTACCTATGAAATAGCCGAAAACAGAGTTTCTGTATCAAAATTAATACCAAATAGTGATCAGCAATATGAAATCTTAAATGCTAAGTTTACTTTTTCATTTAAGGATGAAAATGCTAAATCCTATTATTTCATTAAGCAGAGAAAAAGAGACACATACTCAGTTAATGAAGCAATCAAAATTTGAGACAAATTCTTGTTTGATATTGAATTAGCAAAACAAAAGTATCAAGATTATAAAATCATAGGGTTTTTATGATTTACTGACTCTGAATTTAAGAATAACCAAACATACTATAATTCAGGCTCAAATGTAGAAAATGAATCACAAACGAACATAAGCGCAAAGTATGGATATGAATTGTTTCAAGATTTTGGTCTACATGAAAAATGAATTGAAGTTGAACTACATTTAGAAAAGTTTAAAAGGCAAAATTATGATGACTTTTTAGAATTTCCTGATTTAGATAAAGATCCAGAAGCCTTAGAAGCATTGATTGAGCTTAGCAAGTCTGCTTGAGAAAAATTAAATTCACCAATGCCAGTTTATATGGCTATTAGAAGTGCTATTTTTAATGAAGCAGATGAAAATTCTAATTTATTTAAAGCACTCAAACTTAGAGATATTAAAGAAAATATGGTTGATGAAGATGAGTTAAAATTAGCTATGATGAAAATGCAAAATAACTAA
- a CDS encoding alpha/beta fold hydrolase: MEMNYVNFKNQKMPVFTKNNNYNTTILFLHGLNSNSSFISNMLGYENKFNIVSVNFPGSKYAPDIDPENIILDDWIDLAKAVLKGIKSKHIHILAHSMAGGVAVELAKDKRVEKVFMLATINPTMTENKSYRLLHNVIGPETGKPSVFGKLFVWGAKFFKKGKRLIDSFSRKGKWYNLLDKYILQPEFMKKLDKQYREVADKLIFIIGDKDSIIGTNNFINYANELNCPAVKIGETHSPIKVAGKQISNFLNLVVLSKKTRWPFNRFITFKKNVINVGESIDTDDSESVEEILDELNKNNDLELDKQ; this comes from the coding sequence ATGGAAATGAATTATGTTAACTTTAAAAATCAGAAGATGCCGGTTTTTACTAAAAATAACAACTATAACACAACGATATTATTCTTGCATGGACTAAACTCTAATAGTTCATTCATAAGCAATATGCTGGGTTATGAAAACAAATTTAATATTGTTTCAGTGAACTTTCCAGGCAGTAAATATGCACCTGATATTGATCCTGAAAATATAATACTAGACGATTGAATTGATCTGGCTAAAGCTGTTTTAAAAGGAATTAAGTCAAAACATATCCATATTTTAGCTCACTCAATGGCTGGAGGTGTTGCTGTTGAATTAGCTAAAGATAAAAGAGTGGAAAAAGTATTTATGCTTGCTACTATTAATCCAACAATGACTGAAAATAAGTCATATAGATTGCTACATAATGTAATAGGCCCAGAAACTGGCAAGCCTTCAGTGTTTGGGAAATTATTTGTCTGAGGTGCTAAGTTTTTTAAAAAAGGTAAAAGACTAATTGATTCATTTAGCAGAAAAGGTAAATGATATAACTTGCTAGATAAGTACATATTACAACCTGAATTTATGAAAAAATTAGACAAACAATACCGTGAAGTTGCAGATAAATTAATTTTTATTATAGGTGACAAAGATTCAATCATTGGCACAAATAATTTTATTAATTATGCTAATGAGTTAAACTGTCCCGCAGTTAAAATTGGCGAAACACATTCACCAATCAAGGTTGCTGGAAAACAAATTAGTAATTTTTTAAACTTAGTAGTTTTATCAAAAAAGACACGCTGGCCATTTAACAGGTTTATTACTTTCAAGAAAAATGTAATAAATGTTGGCGAGTCTATTGACACTGATGATTCTGAATCAGTTGAAGAGATTTTAGATGAGTTGAATAAAAATAATGATCTAGAATTGGATAAGCAATAA
- the rlmD gene encoding 23S rRNA (uracil(1939)-C(5))-methyltransferase RlmD codes for MKLQNNSILENVKAFEHSYEGLGTVKINDYPIFVENLLPGEIADILIKKANSKFSFAKVLKRHNDSPKRIKVLNDKLMESGSAPLANISYNDQLEFKENFVKQLFKRNLHYSNILPILKSGYEWRYRNKLLLFTKNIQNIIKIGLYEKNTHNLIEQDSYDLVSEYSEKVLLWLSKNINDYDCFKNVKNSLISISIRESNFNKEIMLYFTASKSFDLSKQFFSDIASEFKNIVSILIIVNDKVVNKYLSQNTYLIEKVGNFTFKYNWNSFFQINSEQTENLYSLLINNLSLDKNKTVIDAYCGIGTISLFLAQKSKKVYGLEIVNEAVINAKENAISNDINNVDFIAGDVIKSIDKIKEKVDILVVDPPRSGLSDEFLSKILSIRPKEIGYISCNPHTMCRDINTLSKSGYEISYLRPCDMFCQTYHIEVVAVLRLKENYL; via the coding sequence ATGAAGCTTCAAAATAACTCTATTTTAGAAAATGTAAAAGCATTCGAACACTCTTATGAAGGGCTAGGTACTGTCAAGATAAATGACTATCCTATATTTGTAGAAAACTTGCTTCCTGGTGAAATTGCTGATATCTTAATCAAAAAAGCTAACTCTAAGTTTTCATTTGCCAAAGTTTTAAAAAGACACAATGATTCACCAAAAAGAATTAAAGTTTTAAATGATAAATTAATGGAGAGCGGATCGGCACCTCTGGCAAATATTTCATACAATGATCAATTAGAATTTAAAGAAAATTTTGTTAAGCAATTATTTAAGCGAAATCTTCATTATTCCAACATTTTGCCTATATTAAAAAGCGGTTATGAATGAAGATATCGAAATAAACTTTTACTGTTTACTAAAAATATCCAAAACATTATTAAAATTGGCTTATATGAGAAGAATACTCACAATTTAATTGAGCAAGATTCATATGATTTAGTTTCCGAATATTCAGAAAAAGTACTTCTCTGACTTAGTAAAAATATCAATGACTATGACTGTTTTAAAAATGTTAAAAATTCATTAATAAGTATTAGTATTAGAGAGAGTAATTTTAATAAAGAAATTATGCTTTATTTTACTGCATCTAAATCATTTGATTTGTCAAAGCAATTTTTTAGCGATATAGCTAGTGAATTTAAAAATATAGTAAGCATTCTCATTATAGTTAATGATAAAGTAGTTAACAAATATTTAAGCCAAAATACCTATTTAATAGAGAAAGTGGGAAATTTTACTTTCAAATATAACTGAAATAGTTTTTTTCAAATTAATTCAGAACAAACAGAAAATTTGTATTCGCTTTTAATAAATAATTTATCTTTAGATAAAAATAAAACAGTAATTGACGCTTACTGTGGTATTGGCACAATTTCGCTTTTTTTAGCTCAAAAATCCAAAAAAGTTTATGGGTTAGAAATTGTCAATGAGGCAGTTATTAATGCTAAGGAAAATGCTATTAGCAACGATATTAATAATGTGGATTTTATTGCTGGTGATGTTATTAAGTCCATAGATAAAATTAAAGAAAAAGTTGATATATTGGTTGTTGATCCGCCACGCAGCGGGCTTAGCGACGAATTTTTAAGTAAAATATTAAGTATAAGACCTAAAGAAATTGGCTATATCAGTTGCAATCCACACACAATGTGCAGGGATATTAATACATTAAGTAAATCAGGATATGAAATAAGTTATCTAAGACCTTGTGATATGTTTTGTCAAACATATCATATTGAAGTGGTTGCAGTTCTTAGATTGAAGGAAAATTACCTATAA
- a CDS encoding ATP-binding protein: protein MKDRDWISNLEGLVDSNYDEIESKVMNLVKSNSKITKCIEQLKITDQELKDNLIEFLNIKESLDNSDIYPWVYNVSRKNGALVIKRSSAKNNYAKNITRKLNIILTEVNETNPDYKLTKFKIPTSKRKELITKINYVRGILEKRKPLASNNSIYIYGSNGTGKTYIANAMVNSFASRGISSAYIKLNDLFTYLKNKMSNSISLNEIKSSLKNVSLLVIDDLGFEKHNEWFKYDFVYEILQYRNANNKFTVLCSLLEPKELANYYRNIETDKSFAFKVESLIYELTENFTPYNISEYPLI, encoded by the coding sequence ATGAAAGATCGAGACTGAATTAGCAATCTAGAAGGTCTTGTTGATAGCAATTATGATGAGATTGAATCTAAAGTTATGAATTTAGTCAAATCTAATTCTAAAATCACTAAGTGCATTGAACAATTAAAAATTACAGATCAAGAATTAAAAGATAACTTGATCGAATTTTTAAATATAAAAGAATCGCTTGATAATAGCGATATTTACCCATGAGTTTATAATGTCTCGCGTAAAAACGGGGCATTGGTTATTAAAAGATCATCAGCCAAAAACAATTATGCTAAAAATATAACTAGAAAACTTAACATCATTTTAACTGAAGTTAATGAAACTAATCCAGATTACAAACTTACAAAGTTCAAGATTCCCACTAGCAAACGTAAAGAACTTATAACCAAAATTAATTATGTTAGAGGCATACTTGAAAAAAGAAAGCCACTTGCAAGTAACAACAGCATATATATTTATGGATCGAATGGCACAGGTAAAACATATATTGCTAACGCAATGGTTAATAGCTTTGCTTCTAGGGGCATTTCATCAGCTTACATAAAACTTAATGACTTATTTACATACTTGAAGAATAAAATGTCTAATAGCATATCGCTGAATGAGATTAAAAGTTCGTTAAAAAATGTGTCGTTATTAGTCATTGATGATCTTGGATTTGAAAAACATAATGAATGATTTAAGTATGATTTTGTTTATGAAATTTTGCAATATAGAAATGCCAATAATAAATTTACTGTTTTATGTTCATTGTTAGAACCTAAAGAATTAGCAAATTACTATAGAAATATTGAAACTGATAAAAGCTTTGCATTCAAGGTTGAGTCATTAATTTATGAGTTAACTGAGAATTTTACGCCCTATAACATTAGCGAGTACCCTTTAATTTAG
- a CDS encoding DnaD domain protein: MLKTLQYPYFTIQNSLQISSTDLKNLRKFYAPILCSESILLYEYLRDLTHVNSNESDIFDFESLTYLLNMDIKTLNKARIMLESVALLTTLIDEFNRKTVFVLEKPLDSSGFRKNLLLANKLIKTMGKQNFERLMGKEKNIFLSKAKYLLDASAKFDDVFPLDNSVSESDELNNSFALSYELDSSDVSTKEINLFIQEKLDLNTFEYPNPYEAILKTDSRFFFSQVSGQIPTDSIVNLIKFSKNNGLSDPCINLVFYYAYDINGRINYAYVKKIITDLMNKKLLSFVQVEKHLDSLQGFKNKGTISKKELYKATYLKSITMNNNTYESAESLIED; this comes from the coding sequence ATGTTAAAAACACTACAATATCCATATTTTACAATTCAAAACTCTTTGCAAATTAGTAGCACAGATCTTAAAAATCTGCGTAAATTTTATGCCCCTATTTTATGCAGTGAATCTATATTACTTTATGAATATTTAAGAGACCTTACACACGTTAATTCTAATGAATCTGATATATTTGACTTCGAGAGCCTTACTTACCTTCTAAATATGGATATAAAAACCTTAAATAAGGCTAGAATTATGCTTGAATCAGTGGCTCTTTTAACAACACTGATAGATGAGTTCAATCGTAAAACTGTTTTTGTGCTAGAAAAACCATTAGATAGTTCAGGTTTTAGAAAAAACCTACTTTTGGCTAACAAATTAATTAAAACAATGGGTAAGCAAAACTTTGAAAGACTTATGGGTAAAGAAAAGAATATTTTTCTTTCAAAGGCTAAGTATTTATTAGATGCATCGGCTAAATTTGATGATGTATTTCCTTTAGACAATTCAGTTAGCGAGAGTGATGAGTTAAACAATTCATTTGCTCTTTCATATGAATTGGATTCATCAGATGTTAGCACTAAGGAAATTAACTTGTTTATTCAAGAAAAGCTTGACTTAAATACTTTTGAGTACCCTAATCCATATGAGGCTATTTTAAAAACTGATTCGAGATTTTTCTTTTCTCAAGTTTCAGGGCAAATTCCTACCGATAGCATAGTGAATTTGATCAAGTTTTCAAAAAATAATGGGCTAAGCGATCCATGTATTAATTTGGTCTTTTATTATGCATATGACATTAATGGCAGAATTAATTATGCCTATGTTAAAAAAATAATTACTGACTTAATGAATAAGAAATTGCTCTCGTTTGTGCAAGTCGAAAAACATTTAGATAGTCTGCAAGGATTTAAAAATAAAGGCACCATATCTAAAAAAGAATTATATAAAGCAACTTATTTAAAATCTATTACAATGAATAACAACACATATGAAAGCGCTGAGTCTTTAATTGAAGATTAG